In Deinobacterium chartae, one genomic interval encodes:
- a CDS encoding queuosine precursor transporter has translation MQRSNLLTILIALYIAAELVSNVTAGRLVQLGPLVVPGAIFLYSLTFTLRDAVHTAGGWQAAKALLWGGLAANALLACYGLLVNVLPKPGFFQDAAYQAVLGSTLRVVVASLAAYLISTALDALIFERLKRRGVAVRVLASNAVSTTLDTAVFVTLAFAGTGAPLLSLMLGQIILKMLISLVLIPLVHWVRTRVGEPDGSRPLAA, from the coding sequence ATGCAACGCAGTAACCTTCTCACGATCCTGATCGCCCTGTATATCGCGGCAGAGCTGGTCAGTAACGTCACGGCCGGCCGGTTGGTTCAGCTCGGTCCCCTGGTCGTTCCTGGCGCGATCTTCCTGTACTCCCTGACCTTTACGCTGCGCGACGCCGTGCATACCGCAGGCGGCTGGCAGGCGGCCAAGGCGCTGCTATGGGGCGGTCTGGCCGCCAACGCCCTGCTGGCCTGCTACGGCCTGCTGGTCAACGTCCTTCCCAAGCCGGGGTTTTTTCAGGACGCGGCCTATCAGGCGGTGCTGGGTTCGACGCTGCGCGTGGTCGTGGCAAGCCTGGCTGCCTACCTGATCAGCACCGCGCTCGACGCCCTGATCTTCGAGCGTCTCAAGCGCAGGGGCGTGGCCGTACGGGTGCTGGCGTCCAACGCGGTGAGCACCACCCTCGACACCGCCGTGTTTGTGACCCTGGCCTTTGCCGGAACCGGTGCGCCGCTGCTGAGCCTCATGCTCGGACAGATCATCTTGAAGATGCTCATCAGTCTGGTCCTGATTCCCCTGGTGCACTGGGTGCGCACCCGGGTGGGCGAGCCGGACGGCAGCCGGCCGCTCGCTGCGTAG